The following DNA comes from Capsicum annuum cultivar UCD-10X-F1 chromosome 7, UCD10Xv1.1, whole genome shotgun sequence.
gtgtatgttatttggtaatggtaattgtcatgatatttatacccgacaaggccggaggatactattatgatgatattgatatctggcaaggccgaaggatacaattatgatgatattgatatccgaaaaggtcggaggatattattatgatgatattgatacccgacaaggccaacggatactattgtgatgacaTTAATACCCGACAAGATCGGAGAATAATGTTGGGATGatgttgatacctggcaaggtcggaggatatattgataatatgttgataGCTAGTAAGATCGGAGGTTTTTTACGATGATAATGGTCATGAtgaggatagttatgatgatttgtgatattgattgtgtaatttgcattcattcctgcatgcgcattgcctatcactagtatgcacctatgtctatcagccggtatGAGATGGTTGCTTACATATGGATGAAGAACATGTcttttgttgttgtatgttggTTAGACCTTCCAAGCCTAGGGCAGTGGAGGTACGCATAGGCTCAGCTAGTTATTTGGTTGTCTGTATTTacgctgttattgatattgttgttatcattgttatgattattattatggctaacttatgatagattggtcctTGATCCAGTGTCGGGATTTGATGTATGTTTTCGTTCTCTCATATCTTACGATTGGATTATCATGCACGATTATTTCacgtctagccatgtggattagaaaccccgagtatgatagtatttaaatcccgattctattataatgaggtctgaaaatgagaatatgatgatataggttattctttgagatgacctcatgtttatatgtatatatacctatataaatataatatatatatatctagctatatgaagctatgatactaccgtatatcccttcctttgttgttcatattgtatagtcatttCATCACCGTGTAtgttactatatatatttttctttcgctctttattcatatattgacctgggatatacgaTATAACATTgacgtatattgaatgtagctggaacAGGATAGGTCAACCTGAtatttccttagttttattatgttagactcttggacatgaacaggatagttgttctttattatctcattgactagTCATATGTTTTCTAGAcacttgggtgtagttttcattctgtttatatgttgtatatatctgctttatctttgtaGCTCAGTTGGTAATAGCCTACTAAGTATCATTCGTtcggtacttatactacacttcagTAGGcagcagatcatagtacgggttattgtTGTTAATGTGTGCATTATTCGGAGTAGCCCtagtttagagacttagagtgagctcttggCGTTTTgagcattacttatctctctcttatgtattagactagtctctaagctGTCTTCAAATATAAGTTGTATCAATGTatatctcttgatatttcagttttgtactctttttatattagaagctcttgtattgatatCACCAGGTTTTgaaattattctatttattagtctttatttcatatatttcacattcttttccttatattattgagttatCCGTTACTAGCCATTCCGGACTGCGGGTTATCTTGCCTACTGGTGgcttatggtaggcgccatcatgacctgagcaGTTGGGTCCTGACAATTGGTATCAAAACCACTACTAGAAATTGCCCCTATGGTGACGGTTACAAAACCGTTGCCATAGCTCTAACACAACGCTTTAGCAAACATCCTATATGTGGGCGTTGTGATAGGTTTATGGCAACGGTTTACGCGACGATTGTCTGTAACCATCGCAATAGGTCAAACTATGACGACGGTTGTCTGAAACCGTTTCCATAGGTCAAGCTATGGTGAcggttattttttgaattattgagatgcctattttcatctattacaacggTTAGCAACCGTTGCATTAGAGTCTATTGCAAAAACATTAAACCGTTGCAACAGCATCTATTGTAACACTTTTGTTATTATATTGCAACGCTTTTTGAGTatctattacaactatttcattacttattaggacgcctattttcatctattacaacggTTACCAACCGTTAAAATAGGTTCTATTGCAACGACATAAAAtcgttgcaatagcatctattgcgacgcttttgttattctgttgcaacacattttgactacctattgcaatggttcATTGATCTATTACAACGATTGTtgccacatgttattaaattgaaacgATTTATATAAATAACCACTCATATTAacgtaaatttttatttatatatataataaattataacacaatatatacacatcacaaaataaaatcattcattaataatctcataattcaaaatatgcaacaacctagtaatttaaaccaaaaAGCAAAATATAATCAAGTTCAACCATATAATCTGCACAACTAAAATCACCTCCTTATTCCTTCCACACACTTACCCCTGTGAGATATTGTGACATATTTAGTGAACCATCCATATTCGTACTTCCATATTTGGCTGCAACCACCTCACCTAATATAGCTTTCTCCTTATTTGTAACCTCCATATAGTCACTTCCCAGGACCTAATCATGAAAAGGGCAATGTTACAACCTCCATAGCCACTTCCCAAGACCAATGTCAAATGTTACAAGCCACTAATGTCAAATGTTGGGgaagattataaatttaaaatcagTAAAATAAAACAACTACAAGTGAAATgaagaaactaaaaagaaagGTATAAGCTTTACACCATCTAAATTGAGAAATGCAGCCCAATTTGCCAGCCAATATCCACAAACACCAGGAGCATCTGGCACTGTATAAGTTAAGTACTCTGAAATATTTGGTAGCTGAGATATAATTAACCTACTTCTTAATATACATCTGCATGGATTCAGTGTGTTCAAGGTCCACGACGCTTCCGAAAATAGATAGAGTCCTATAGTTGATCAACGGGGATTATTACCTCGCCTTTGGATGTGTCAATAGCCTCTATCATGGATACTACCTCATCCATCTCGGGCCACATATTAGGATTAGCATCCCAGCATCGTTTCATCACATTAGAAAGGAACTTGGGAAACATCTCGGTATTTCTGGCCTCAAATTCTGTGTGACAGATCATAAACCACAATAAACAAAGGGagattgaaacaaaaaaaaagaaatattaacgTCTTCATTTTCTGACAAGCTTAGCCAATACAAGAGGAAAATATATATGTTCTTCTCTTTCTGTGCTTTATATTCTTCAAGTGCTTGGCAACATTGCTAGTTGTGTTTCTTTTGGAAATCAATGAAGAGCTAAACTGAGAGAATTTACCTGGCGAACCATGGCTGAAGTCATTTCTGAGAAACTGAGATCAGGATATGGCATGTCACAACAGTATATCTCCCACAAACATAAGCCAAAACTGCACACGTCGTATTTTTTATTGTATGGGTTGCCATTAAGAACCTGTCGTTTATACATACACATTAACAATGTGCGGTACTTATTATTGGATCTTGTCATCCAAACCTACTCAAATTTTAAATCACACTTTCATTAAATCTCTGATAATGGTAAGTATACTCCTTAATCTTTACAATTCTTCTTCCTGGAGTGGTAAAGAAGATTGGgcgaaaaaataaaacaaaatgctGAGGCAAATATTTAATATAGAGGATTAACATAAACAGATTCATTTTATAGTGGATCAATAGGTACACTGAGATAGCAAGAACATATGTCTTTCTGCTTTAGAAGTGATTAGCGTAACATCTAATGGACAGCAAACAAGAAGGCAAGCATAAAAATCTATAGGTAAGAAAGGTAAATCCTACTCCACTTCAAATGTGTACCTCAAGATCCATATAGCCAAGAGTTTCGGTCTTCCCCGTTATATTATTAGGATTAGAGACCTCAACTCGTGCAACCCCAAAGTCCGCAAGCTTTACAGTACATGTCTTGTCCAATATCAAATTCTCCGTCTTGACATCTCTATACACAATCTTCTGTGTGTGAAGATAACTTAACCTACAAGTTCAATTGATTGACGTGGTTCATATAAAGGGCAGATCCTAGATAAAGGCGTAAGAAAGGTAGAAACAAATAAGCACAACTTACCCTCTGGCCAAATCAAGTTCCATCTGCACTACAACTTTAAATGCTagcttttttcttctattcttaaTAAAGTAAGGTTATAAAGCACCACCCGGAAGATATTCCACAACAACACAACATATATTACTAGGCATGTCTATATGACCATTTTCTGTTTGTATATTTAGACCAGAAGCCCCCATTGTAGCCCCGATGAACTGCATTACATGAGAAGGATTATATTATTATGTAAGATAAACAGTTTATTAATAAGATATGATTACATCTAAACAACAATAACTGCACGTGTGGTCCTCTTGCAAATCATTGGCAGTTGAAATGAGATGAGAATCTGGACAAATTGAAGTTCTATATTTATCATGGTTTTAATCATGCTCGGTATAAACTACTAAAAAGTAATGCATCCAATTATCAGAACATAGCGAATAAAGATTGATAGTAGCCCGTAAAAAAACATATGTAACCTTTGAGTTGGAATTCTTTCGTTACCAATAAAGGCATGAGAAAGCTTCACATAACTCTTAATGTCCCTGAAAGAGCacactttttttccttcacttataTAGGTTTCTGCTATATTAGTGAATAATTGTCTTAGGTAAACAAGGATTAGTATAAGAACCATCTAGCCTTTGTAATGATGTTTTCAAAACTAAGAACTCTGCACACTCACTGTGTAATGTGACAGATCAAATGCAGCAAATTTCTCATTAGTGGATTCTTTTATCGCACAAATTACTCGATAACTTTCTCATTTGAATTGAATAGTTACAAACTGAATACAAATCACTTACACAAATATGACTTGCAAAAATGCGATTTACAAATAGCAATAGGTGAAAACACAATTTCCATGCAAATCGTATTGACTAACATATCTGTCTGAAGTAGATAGAAATACATTCTGTaaattcatttgttttttaataatttttactaATCTATTAGATGGGATTATGCTTCTGCTTTGATAAAAGCAATGTTAGATGCTGGAATACACAAGGTTCCAGCCCACAGTTTTATTTTGTAGAGCTGATAACTACTGTAGCTTTTATTTGCAAACTTGTCAATGTGCTTTCTTGGTGATTAAATCTTGACTCATCAAAATCACCTAAAAGGATCCTACATATGGATTTTTCACAGAGATTGAAGCCCTGGTTAAAGAAAGTTGTTGTCATACCTTGACAGATCAAGgaggcatttttttttttttttttgctttatttttctgGAGCAaatcatctagagttagttgATTAGTTGTGCTAGATTTAGCCAAGTTGTTGTCAGCTGAGTTAGTTGACGGTTATAGTGAGGCTTGTATTGAGCTATTATAAGAGGTTGGAGTTAAGAGGTTTACCTTAGGATTACTAGAATCTGTAATCTAACATCGCTCTTGTTCTTTAGTAAAGTTGTTAGTGAAAATCTTACAAGGTAGGTCGTGGTTttactcccttgagcaaggaggtttacTCGTAAATATCATGTGGGCACGTTActctttttgttattgttgtctGTATTTAATTGTTAGAAGTTGTTATTAAATGAAGTACCTGGTCTCTTAACTGGTGGTGAATACGTCTAAAGTCATCAATACTTTTGGGCAGTTTGTTGCTGCTTCAATGAGAAAAACTAAAATGGCAGTCTGCAACTTTGAATTCCCTCAACTAACTAAACCTGAAAATGCCTTGTAGAAACTAGAGAATATGGATCTTGTTCAAAAGAATGGCACGAGAAACTACTTGTCACCATAGAAGTGACATATCAACTGGCAAATTTCTCTGGAAACAATTGAAAGACTAATCCACTACTGGTTTATAGATGAACTGTGCTAGCATTCGTAATGCGCAAAAAAGAAAGAGTTAGAGAATTGAACTTTATAGATTGGCATGTGAAAGAGGAATTGAAATGATAATTTTTGCAATTATAATAGTGGCTTCAGATCTGTTTGTCAATAAATTGAGACAGATTAGTGAATTGAAGCTGTAAACATTGGGGCGAATCTATTAGCTGAAGGTGCGGATAAAGATCAAGAAGTTTGTCAGATCCAGGAGTGGATTGACAGTATTAACTTAAGGTCATTCCAGGAACCtataaacttcaaattttgaatatGCCTCTGGTTGGGTGCATGGCGATTTTTTCCAGTAATAGTTAGAGTTCAATTTTTTACTACAAACACTATAGTGGCTTGAATTTGAACATATGAAATTACGAGTGTGTTTTTTGATTAACAATCTCGAAAGCCTTGAAATTTTGGATTAGATGTTCAAATGTTTAAGTAGAGCAATCTTTAATTTCATTGAGTTAACATCAAAGGATATTTACTCTAATTAACGACATAATCAAGGGCAGTCTTAATAGATAAAACATTTAGCTTGCTATTGAAATTTATTACTCGATGTAATGATGAAAAATATAAGATAATTACGCTGAATATGTAATAAACACTTCAGAAACATCACtaatatcttttctttgcatCCCAGAAACTCAGCAGAGTTGCATCTTgcaataaagtttagatctttaaggATGAAGGAGGTAGAAATGTGATCTTCTGAAGGATAAAGATTAAGTTGAATACCTAGAAGTTACATACTAATATCTTTTCCTATGCCTTTTCATTCTCGTAATAATTCTGTATTGTAATACTACAACCATCCCTGACAACCATATTGGAGATTGAGTTGACAACATTCTGTATATTATGGACAGTCCAATAACTAGACCACAACCGCAACCCATGAGAACCGCCTGCCAACTCATCATTGGTgaatctccttcttcttcttcatctagcTCAACTAGAGTTATCATTTGTGATACCACATCATCACC
Coding sequences within:
- the LOC107877861 gene encoding serine/threonine-protein kinase STY8, translated to MELDLARGLSYLHTQKIVYRDVKTENLILDKTCTVKLADFGVARVEVSNPNNITGKTETLGYMDLEVLNGNPYNKKYDVCSFGLCLWEIYCCDMPYPDLSFSEMTSAMVRQNLRPEIPRCFPSSFLM